A window from Hoeflea sp. IMCC20628 encodes these proteins:
- a CDS encoding septum formation initiator family protein — MRTQFKKKRSWIRWVIPALSIGCFAYFGFHSWHGAFGLDSAEALEIRRVELTERLASLTERRQHLERKVMLLSDGAVEADMLDERARLLLNVAREDEVVYFTGATN; from the coding sequence ATGCGGACACAGTTCAAAAAGAAACGATCATGGATCCGTTGGGTAATCCCGGCGCTTTCAATTGGATGTTTCGCCTATTTCGGTTTCCATTCATGGCATGGCGCCTTCGGTCTCGACTCGGCTGAAGCACTGGAGATCAGGCGTGTCGAATTGACCGAACGGCTTGCAAGCCTGACCGAACGCAGGCAACATCTCGAACGCAAGGTCATGTTGTTGAGCGATGGCGCGGTGGAAGCCGACATGCTCGACGAACGGGCGCGGCTGCTGTTGAACGTGGCCCGCGAGGATGAAGTTGTGTATTTCACCGGCGCCACTAATTAA
- the pdhA gene encoding pyruvate dehydrogenase (acetyl-transferring) E1 component subunit alpha: MAPRKTATAASRKKPAEKSGLNGGITDFDKAAEIKAYSDMLMIRRFEEKAGQLYGMGFIGGFCHLYIGQEAVVVGMQSALKDGDQVITGYRDHGHMLACGMEARGVMAELTGRRDGYSHGKGGSMHMFSKEKNFYGGHGIVGGQVSLGTGLGFANKYRGNDNVSVAYFGDGAANQGQVYESFNMAALWKLPVIYIVENNRYAMGTSTARSSAQSNFSLRGNSFGIPGHQVDGMDVRAVHAAAVEAVAHCRSGKGPIILEMLTYRYRGHSMSDPAKYRTKDEVQKMRSEHDPIEQVKARILELKHASEDDLKSIDKKVRDVVADAADFAQNSPEPDPSELYTDILL; the protein is encoded by the coding sequence ATGGCACCCCGTAAAACTGCCACAGCCGCATCCCGCAAGAAGCCTGCCGAGAAAAGCGGGCTGAACGGCGGAATTACCGATTTCGACAAAGCAGCCGAGATCAAGGCTTACAGCGACATGCTGATGATCCGCCGTTTCGAAGAGAAGGCCGGCCAGTTGTATGGCATGGGCTTCATCGGCGGCTTCTGCCATCTCTACATCGGTCAGGAAGCTGTTGTCGTCGGCATGCAGTCGGCGCTCAAGGATGGCGATCAGGTCATCACCGGCTACCGCGATCACGGCCACATGCTGGCTTGCGGCATGGAAGCTCGCGGCGTTATGGCCGAGCTCACAGGACGCCGTGACGGCTATTCGCATGGCAAGGGCGGCTCCATGCACATGTTCTCCAAGGAAAAGAATTTCTACGGCGGCCACGGCATCGTCGGCGGTCAGGTGTCGCTGGGCACCGGGCTTGGCTTCGCCAACAAGTATCGCGGCAATGACAATGTCTCGGTCGCCTATTTCGGCGATGGCGCGGCCAACCAGGGTCAGGTCTATGAGAGCTTCAACATGGCGGCTCTGTGGAAACTGCCGGTGATCTACATCGTCGAAAATAACCGTTACGCCATGGGCACATCCACGGCGCGGTCTTCGGCGCAGTCGAACTTCTCGCTGCGCGGCAATTCCTTCGGCATTCCCGGCCATCAGGTTGATGGCATGGATGTGCGCGCCGTGCACGCCGCAGCCGTTGAGGCCGTTGCTCACTGCCGCTCGGGCAAGGGGCCGATCATTCTCGAAATGCTGACCTATCGTTATCGTGGTCACTCCATGTCCGACCCGGCGAAATACCGCACCAAGGACGAAGTCCAGAAGATGCGCTCCGAGCACGACCCGATCGAACAGGTCAAGGCGCGCATCCTCGAACTCAAGCACGCGTCCGAGGATGACCTCAAGTCC
- the eno gene encoding phosphopyruvate hydratase produces the protein MTAIIDIVGREILDSRGNPTVEVDVHLEDGSMGRAMVPSGASTGAHEAVELRDGGSRYLGKGVQKAVAAVNGDLRDNICGMDAEGQIALDKAMIALDGTANKSKLGANAILGVSLAAARASAQASGLPLYRYVGGANARLLPVPMMNIINGGAHADNPIDFQEFMIMPVGADTLSDAVRMGSEVFHTLKKELAAGGYNTNVGDEGGFAPDLKSAPEALDLIMKSIEKAGYRPGEDIYLALDPASTEFFKDGKYDLAGEGRILDSAEMAAYYAELAAKYPIISIEDGMAEDDWDGWKTLTEMIGDKCQLVGDDLFVTNSARLRDGIKMGVANSILVKVNQIGTLSETLDAVETAHKAGYTAVMSHRSGETEDSTIADLAVATNCGQIKTGSLSRSDRLAKYNQLIRIEEELGVEAAYAGTSVLRG, from the coding sequence ATGACCGCCATTATCGATATTGTCGGACGGGAAATCCTCGACAGCCGCGGAAACCCGACGGTTGAGGTTGACGTTCATCTCGAGGACGGCTCCATGGGCCGCGCCATGGTTCCCTCAGGTGCCTCGACCGGAGCTCATGAAGCCGTTGAACTGCGCGATGGTGGCAGCCGCTATCTTGGCAAGGGCGTGCAAAAGGCCGTCGCTGCGGTCAATGGTGATCTGCGCGACAACATCTGCGGCATGGATGCCGAAGGCCAGATCGCGCTCGACAAGGCGATGATCGCGCTCGATGGCACCGCCAACAAGAGCAAGCTCGGCGCCAACGCCATTCTCGGCGTGTCGCTCGCAGCCGCCCGCGCGTCCGCCCAGGCCAGCGGCCTGCCGCTTTACCGCTATGTCGGCGGTGCCAATGCGCGGTTGCTGCCGGTGCCGATGATGAACATCATCAATGGCGGGGCACACGCCGACAATCCGATCGACTTCCAGGAATTCATGATCATGCCGGTCGGCGCCGACACGCTCAGCGACGCAGTCCGCATGGGCTCTGAAGTGTTCCACACATTGAAAAAGGAACTCGCAGCCGGCGGCTACAACACCAATGTCGGCGACGAGGGCGGTTTCGCACCCGATCTGAAGAGTGCTCCCGAGGCGCTCGACCTGATCATGAAATCCATCGAAAAGGCAGGCTATCGTCCAGGCGAAGATATCTATCTCGCCCTCGATCCGGCCTCGACCGAGTTCTTCAAGGACGGCAAATACGATCTGGCAGGCGAGGGACGTATTCTCGATAGCGCGGAAATGGCTGCCTATTACGCAGAACTCGCTGCCAAATACCCGATCATCTCGATTGAAGACGGCATGGCAGAAGATGACTGGGACGGTTGGAAAACGCTGACCGAAATGATTGGCGACAAGTGCCAGCTGGTCGGCGATGATCTGTTTGTCACCAACTCCGCGCGGCTGCGCGACGGCATCAAGATGGGCGTCGCCAATTCGATCCTGGTCAAGGTCAACCAGATCGGCACGCTGTCGGAAACGCTGGATGCGGTCGAGACTGCGCACAAGGCCGGTTACACCGCCGTGATGAGCCATCGCTCGGGCGAAACCGAGGATTCAACCATCGCTGATCTGGCAGTCGCCACCAATTGCGGACAGATCAAGACCGGTTCCCTGTCGCGGTCGGACCGTCTGGCGAAATACAACCAGCTGATCCGCATCGAGGAAGAACTCGGCGTCGAAGCAGCCTATGCCGGGACTTCCGTCCTGCGCGGATAA